A DNA window from Jaculus jaculus isolate mJacJac1 chromosome 1, mJacJac1.mat.Y.cur, whole genome shotgun sequence contains the following coding sequences:
- the Ldb1 gene encoding LIM domain-binding protein 1 isoform X2 produces the protein MSVGCACPGCSSKSFKLYSPKEPPNGNAFPPFHPGTMLDRDVGPTPMYPPTYLEPGIGRHTPYGNQTDYRIFELNKRLQNWTEECDNLWWDAFTTEFFEDDAMLTITFCLEDGPKRYTIGRTLIPRYFRSIFEGGATELYYVLKHPKEAFHSNFVSLDCDQGSMVTQHGKPMFTQVCVEGRLYLEFMFDDMMRIKTWHFSIRQHRELIPRSILAMHAQDPQMLDQLSKNITRCGLSNSTLNYLRLCVILEPMQELMSRHKTYSLSPRDCLKTCLFQKWQRMVAPPAEPARQQPSKRRKRKMSGGSTMSSGGGNTNNSNSKKKSPASTFALSSQVPDVMVVGEPTLMGGEFGDEDERLITRLENTQFDAANGIDDEDSFNNSPALGANSPWNSKPPSSQESKSENPTSQASQ, from the exons GTTGTTCCTCAAAGTCATTCAAGCTGTACTCACCGAAGGAGCCCCCGAACGGCAACGCCTTCCCTCCCTTTCATCCCGGCACCATGCTGGATCGGGATGTGGG CCCAACTCCCATGTACCCGCCTACATACCTGGAGCCTGGGATTGG GAGGCATACACCGTATGGCAACCAAACTGACTACAGAATATTTGAGCTTAACAAACGGCTTCAGAACTGGACAGAA gagTGCGACAATCTCTGGTGGGATGCTTTCACGACTGAATTCTTTGAGGATGATGCCATGTTGACCATCACGTTCTGCCTGGAGGATGGACCAAAGAGATACA CCATTGGCCGGACCCTGATTCCACGATACTTTCGCAGCATTTTTGAGGGGGGTGCAACGGAGCTGTATTATGTACTTAAGCATCCCAAGGAGGCATTCCACAGCAACTTTGTGTCCCTCGACTGTGACCAGGGCAGCATGGTGACCCAGCATGGCAAACCCATGTTCACCCAG gtgtgtgtggagggccggttgtacctggagttcatgttTGATGACATGATGCGGATAAAGACGTGGCACTTCAGCATCCGGCAACACCGAGAGCTCATCCCCCGGAGCATCCTTGCCATGCAT GCCCAGGACCCCCAGATGCTGGATCAGCTCTCTAAAAACATCACCCGGTGTGGGCTATCTAATTCCACTCTCAACTACCTCCGA CTCTGTGTGATACTTGAGCCCATGCAAGAGCTCATGTCCCGCCACAAGACCTACAGCCTCAGCCCCCGAGACTGCCTCAAGACCTGCCTGTTCCAGAAGTGGCAGCGCATGGTAGCACCTCCTG CCGAGCCTGCGCGGCAGCAGCCCAGCAAACGACGGAAACGGAAGATGTCAGGGGGCAGCACCATGAGCTCTGGGGGTGGCaacacaaacaacagcaacagcaagaaGAAGAGCCCAGCCAGCACCTTCGCGCTCTCCAGCCAGGTACCT GATGTGATGGTGGTGGGGGAGCCCACCCTGATGGGCGGGGAGTTCGGGGACGAGGACGAGAGGCTCATCACCCGGCTGGAGAACACCCAGTTCGACGCGGCCAACGGCATTGACGACGAGGACAGCTTTAACAACTCCCCTGCACTGGGCGCCAATAGCCCCTGGAACAGCAAGCCTCCCTCCAGCCAAGAAAGCAAATCAGAGAACCCCACGTCACAGGCATCCCAGTAA
- the Ldb1 gene encoding LIM domain-binding protein 1 isoform X3, whose translation MSVGCACPGCSSKSFKLYSPKEPPNGNAFPPFHPGTMLDRDVGPTPMYPPTYLEPGIGRHTPYGNQTDYRIFELNKRLQNWTEECDNLWWDAFTTEFFEDDAMLTITFCLEDGPKRYTIGRTLIPRYFRSIFEGGATELYYVLKHPKEAFHSNFVSLDCDQGSMVTQHGKPMFTQVCVEGRLYLEFMFDDMMRIKTWHFSIRQHRELIPRSILAMHAQDPQMLDQLSKNITRCGLSNSTLNYLRLCVILEPMQELMSRHKTYSLSPRDCLKTCLFQKWQRMVAPPAEPARQQPSKRRKRKMSGGSTMSSGGGNTNNSNSKKKSPASTFALSSQDVMVVGEPTLMGGEFGDEDERLITRLENTQFDAANGIDDEDSFNNSPALGANSPWNSKPPSSQESKSENPTSQASQ comes from the exons GTTGTTCCTCAAAGTCATTCAAGCTGTACTCACCGAAGGAGCCCCCGAACGGCAACGCCTTCCCTCCCTTTCATCCCGGCACCATGCTGGATCGGGATGTGGG CCCAACTCCCATGTACCCGCCTACATACCTGGAGCCTGGGATTGG GAGGCATACACCGTATGGCAACCAAACTGACTACAGAATATTTGAGCTTAACAAACGGCTTCAGAACTGGACAGAA gagTGCGACAATCTCTGGTGGGATGCTTTCACGACTGAATTCTTTGAGGATGATGCCATGTTGACCATCACGTTCTGCCTGGAGGATGGACCAAAGAGATACA CCATTGGCCGGACCCTGATTCCACGATACTTTCGCAGCATTTTTGAGGGGGGTGCAACGGAGCTGTATTATGTACTTAAGCATCCCAAGGAGGCATTCCACAGCAACTTTGTGTCCCTCGACTGTGACCAGGGCAGCATGGTGACCCAGCATGGCAAACCCATGTTCACCCAG gtgtgtgtggagggccggttgtacctggagttcatgttTGATGACATGATGCGGATAAAGACGTGGCACTTCAGCATCCGGCAACACCGAGAGCTCATCCCCCGGAGCATCCTTGCCATGCAT GCCCAGGACCCCCAGATGCTGGATCAGCTCTCTAAAAACATCACCCGGTGTGGGCTATCTAATTCCACTCTCAACTACCTCCGA CTCTGTGTGATACTTGAGCCCATGCAAGAGCTCATGTCCCGCCACAAGACCTACAGCCTCAGCCCCCGAGACTGCCTCAAGACCTGCCTGTTCCAGAAGTGGCAGCGCATGGTAGCACCTCCTG CCGAGCCTGCGCGGCAGCAGCCCAGCAAACGACGGAAACGGAAGATGTCAGGGGGCAGCACCATGAGCTCTGGGGGTGGCaacacaaacaacagcaacagcaagaaGAAGAGCCCAGCCAGCACCTTCGCGCTCTCCAGCCAG GATGTGATGGTGGTGGGGGAGCCCACCCTGATGGGCGGGGAGTTCGGGGACGAGGACGAGAGGCTCATCACCCGGCTGGAGAACACCCAGTTCGACGCGGCCAACGGCATTGACGACGAGGACAGCTTTAACAACTCCCCTGCACTGGGCGCCAATAGCCCCTGGAACAGCAAGCCTCCCTCCAGCCAAGAAAGCAAATCAGAGAACCCCACGTCACAGGCATCCCAGTAA
- the Ldb1 gene encoding LIM domain-binding protein 1 isoform X1 — translation MLDRDVGPTPMYPPTYLEPGIGRHTPYGNQTDYRIFELNKRLQNWTEECDNLWWDAFTTEFFEDDAMLTITFCLEDGPKRYTIGRTLIPRYFRSIFEGGATELYYVLKHPKEAFHSNFVSLDCDQGSMVTQHGKPMFTQVCVEGRLYLEFMFDDMMRIKTWHFSIRQHRELIPRSILAMHAQDPQMLDQLSKNITRCGLSNSTLNYLRLCVILEPMQELMSRHKTYSLSPRDCLKTCLFQKWQRMVAPPAEPARQQPSKRRKRKMSGGSTMSSGGGNTNNSNSKKKSPASTFALSSQVPDVMVVGEPTLMGGEFGDEDERLITRLENTQFDAANGIDDEDSFNNSPALGANSPWNSKPPSSQESKSENPTSQASQ, via the exons ATGCTGGATCGGGATGTGGG CCCAACTCCCATGTACCCGCCTACATACCTGGAGCCTGGGATTGG GAGGCATACACCGTATGGCAACCAAACTGACTACAGAATATTTGAGCTTAACAAACGGCTTCAGAACTGGACAGAA gagTGCGACAATCTCTGGTGGGATGCTTTCACGACTGAATTCTTTGAGGATGATGCCATGTTGACCATCACGTTCTGCCTGGAGGATGGACCAAAGAGATACA CCATTGGCCGGACCCTGATTCCACGATACTTTCGCAGCATTTTTGAGGGGGGTGCAACGGAGCTGTATTATGTACTTAAGCATCCCAAGGAGGCATTCCACAGCAACTTTGTGTCCCTCGACTGTGACCAGGGCAGCATGGTGACCCAGCATGGCAAACCCATGTTCACCCAG gtgtgtgtggagggccggttgtacctggagttcatgttTGATGACATGATGCGGATAAAGACGTGGCACTTCAGCATCCGGCAACACCGAGAGCTCATCCCCCGGAGCATCCTTGCCATGCAT GCCCAGGACCCCCAGATGCTGGATCAGCTCTCTAAAAACATCACCCGGTGTGGGCTATCTAATTCCACTCTCAACTACCTCCGA CTCTGTGTGATACTTGAGCCCATGCAAGAGCTCATGTCCCGCCACAAGACCTACAGCCTCAGCCCCCGAGACTGCCTCAAGACCTGCCTGTTCCAGAAGTGGCAGCGCATGGTAGCACCTCCTG CCGAGCCTGCGCGGCAGCAGCCCAGCAAACGACGGAAACGGAAGATGTCAGGGGGCAGCACCATGAGCTCTGGGGGTGGCaacacaaacaacagcaacagcaagaaGAAGAGCCCAGCCAGCACCTTCGCGCTCTCCAGCCAGGTACCT GATGTGATGGTGGTGGGGGAGCCCACCCTGATGGGCGGGGAGTTCGGGGACGAGGACGAGAGGCTCATCACCCGGCTGGAGAACACCCAGTTCGACGCGGCCAACGGCATTGACGACGAGGACAGCTTTAACAACTCCCCTGCACTGGGCGCCAATAGCCCCTGGAACAGCAAGCCTCCCTCCAGCCAAGAAAGCAAATCAGAGAACCCCACGTCACAGGCATCCCAGTAA